A DNA window from Kiloniellales bacterium contains the following coding sequences:
- a CDS encoding FAD-dependent oxidoreductase yields the protein LELPLLAMEHHYIVTEEVPEVAEHGKEMIKAIDFEGEIYLRQEGKGALMGTYERDGVPWAERETPWDFGHELLPPDIDRIAASLEVGFSHFPPLERAGIKQMINGPFTFAPDGNPLVGPVRGLKNYWSACAVMAGFSQGGGVGLSLANWMVDGDPGMDVWAMDVARYGDWATMAYTNAKVRENYSRRFRISYPNEELPAGRPLRTTPVYSRLKEKGAVFGAAYGLETALWFAPEGMEPYEEPTFRRSNAFGPVAEECRAVREGVGIIETSSFGKYRVTGPGAEVWLSGMMANRMPREGRMVLTPMLNPNGHLIGDFTIAKAGPEDFLILGSGIAETYHLRWFDAHLPEDGSVTLRCVASELTGFSIAGPRSRELLTRLTHDDLSNEAFPFLSFRRMELGMVPAMVGRITFTGDLGYEIWVRPDFQLALYEALLEAGEDLGLRHFGGRALNSLRLEKSFGSWTREFTPDYTPLQAGLDRFVDLRKNQFVGRDAVLREKEAGPARKLITLDVAVEGLDAVANEPVWHGGEVVGWVTSAGYGNVVGKSIALAYVPSEAVNGGAFEVEILGERYPAARSEAALFDPEGSRMRG from the coding sequence CTGGAGCTACCGCTCCTGGCCATGGAGCACCACTACATCGTGACCGAGGAGGTGCCCGAGGTCGCCGAGCACGGCAAGGAGATGATCAAGGCGATCGACTTCGAGGGCGAGATCTACCTGCGCCAGGAGGGCAAGGGCGCGCTCATGGGCACCTACGAGCGCGACGGCGTGCCCTGGGCCGAGCGCGAGACGCCCTGGGACTTCGGCCACGAGCTGCTGCCGCCGGACATCGACCGCATCGCCGCCAGCCTCGAGGTCGGCTTCAGCCACTTCCCGCCGCTCGAGCGCGCCGGCATCAAGCAGATGATCAACGGGCCCTTCACCTTCGCGCCCGACGGCAACCCCCTGGTCGGCCCGGTCCGGGGGCTCAAGAACTACTGGTCGGCCTGCGCGGTCATGGCCGGGTTCAGCCAGGGCGGCGGCGTCGGCCTGTCGCTGGCCAACTGGATGGTCGACGGCGACCCGGGCATGGACGTCTGGGCGATGGACGTGGCGCGCTACGGCGACTGGGCGACGATGGCCTACACCAACGCCAAGGTGCGCGAGAACTACTCGCGCCGATTCCGCATCTCCTATCCCAACGAGGAGCTGCCGGCCGGGCGGCCGCTGCGCACCACGCCGGTCTATTCCCGCCTCAAGGAGAAGGGCGCCGTGTTCGGCGCGGCCTACGGGCTGGAGACGGCGCTCTGGTTCGCACCCGAGGGCATGGAGCCCTACGAGGAGCCGACCTTCCGCCGGTCCAACGCCTTCGGGCCGGTCGCCGAGGAGTGCCGCGCCGTGCGCGAAGGGGTCGGCATCATCGAGACCTCCAGCTTCGGCAAGTACCGGGTGACCGGGCCGGGCGCCGAGGTCTGGCTCTCCGGCATGATGGCCAACCGCATGCCGCGCGAGGGCCGCATGGTGCTGACGCCCATGCTCAACCCCAACGGCCACCTGATCGGCGACTTCACCATCGCCAAGGCCGGCCCCGAGGATTTCCTGATCCTCGGCTCGGGCATCGCCGAGACCTACCACCTGCGCTGGTTCGACGCCCACCTGCCGGAGGACGGCAGCGTGACCCTGCGCTGCGTCGCCAGCGAGCTGACCGGCTTCTCGATTGCCGGGCCGCGGTCGCGCGAGCTGCTCACGCGCCTGACCCACGACGACCTCTCCAACGAGGCCTTCCCCTTCCTGTCGTTCCGCCGGATGGAGCTGGGCATGGTGCCGGCCATGGTCGGCCGCATCACCTTCACCGGAGATCTCGGCTACGAGATCTGGGTGCGGCCCGACTTCCAGCTCGCGCTCTACGAGGCGCTGCTGGAGGCCGGCGAGGATCTCGGCCTGCGCCACTTCGGCGGCCGCGCGCTCAATTCGCTCCGCCTCGAGAAGAGCTTCGGCAGCTGGACCCGGGAGTTCACCCCGGACTACACGCCGCTGCAGGCCGGGCTCGACCGCTTCGTCGACCTACGCAAGAACCAGTTCGTCGGCCGCGACGCGGTCCTGCGCGAGAAGGAAGCGGGCCCGGCGCGCAAACTGATCACCCTGGATGTCGCGGTCGAAGGCCTCGACGCGGTCGCCAACGAGCCGGTCTGGCACGGCGGCGAGGTGGTCGGCTGGGTGACCTCGGCCGGCTACGGCAATGTCGTCGGCAAGTCCATCGCGCTTGCCTACGTCCCGAGCGAAGCGGTCAACGGCGGCGCCTTCGAGGTCGAGATCCTGGGCGAGCGTTACCCGGCGGCGCGCAGCGAGGCCGCGCTGTTCGACCCCGAGGGCAGCCGCATGCGCGGCTGA